One genomic region from Paramicrobacterium agarici encodes:
- a CDS encoding branched-chain amino acid aminotransferase, giving the protein MTTDDRSLAFARRLATTPAPEQRRENILADPGFGSHFTDHMVAIDWTEEAGWHDARLQPYGPIALQPASAVLHYGQEVFEGLKAYRHDDGSIWTFRPEKNAERLRSSARRLALPELGTADFLASLSELVVADRHWVPAGAERSLYLRPFIIANETFIGVRPAHAASYFVIASPAGPYFESGVRPVSIWISTEHARTARGGTGDAKCGGNYAASLLPQQEAMRNGCAQVLFADAETGTRVDEAGSMNLFAVTRDGALITPAASGSILEGITRDSVIQLARDQQIRVDERDVFVDELCDGLATGEITEIFATGTAAAITPIGQLKSPAGSWGSVDAATGPVTRALRDELTGIQHGRVEDRHGWLYRLDA; this is encoded by the coding sequence ATCACCACCGACGACCGGAGTCTCGCCTTCGCCCGCCGTCTCGCAACCACACCGGCCCCTGAACAGCGCCGTGAGAACATCCTGGCCGATCCCGGATTCGGCAGTCATTTCACCGACCACATGGTTGCGATCGACTGGACGGAAGAGGCGGGGTGGCACGACGCGCGCCTGCAGCCCTACGGACCGATCGCCCTGCAGCCGGCATCGGCGGTGCTGCACTACGGTCAGGAGGTCTTTGAGGGGCTCAAGGCCTACCGCCATGACGACGGGTCGATCTGGACTTTCCGTCCCGAGAAGAACGCCGAGAGACTTCGCAGCTCGGCACGTCGCCTCGCGCTGCCCGAGCTGGGCACCGCAGACTTTCTTGCGTCACTGTCGGAGCTTGTCGTCGCAGACCGGCACTGGGTGCCCGCGGGAGCCGAGCGCAGCCTCTATCTGCGTCCGTTCATCATCGCCAACGAAACGTTCATCGGCGTGCGGCCGGCACACGCCGCGAGCTACTTCGTGATCGCCTCGCCTGCGGGCCCTTATTTCGAAAGCGGTGTCAGGCCGGTGTCGATCTGGATCTCGACTGAGCACGCGCGCACGGCGCGCGGTGGCACAGGTGACGCGAAATGCGGAGGAAACTACGCCGCATCCCTCCTGCCGCAGCAGGAGGCCATGCGCAACGGCTGCGCCCAGGTGCTCTTCGCCGACGCCGAAACTGGAACCCGCGTCGACGAGGCGGGGAGCATGAATCTCTTCGCCGTCACGAGAGACGGCGCGCTCATCACCCCGGCGGCGTCCGGCAGCATCCTCGAAGGAATCACTCGCGACAGCGTCATTCAACTCGCTCGCGACCAGCAGATCCGCGTCGACGAGCGCGACGTGTTCGTCGACGAGCTCTGCGATGGCCTCGCAACGGGCGAGATCACCGAGATCTTCGCAACCGGCACGGCCGCGGCCATCACTCCCATCGGGCAGCTGAAAAGTCCGGCAGGTTCGTGGGGGAGCGTGGATGCCGCAACGGGGCCCGTCACCCGGGCGCTGCGTGACGAACTCACGGGCATTCAGCACGGCCGAGTCGAGGACCGTCACGGGTGGCTCTACCGGCTTGACGCCTGA